A section of the Oncorhynchus gorbuscha isolate QuinsamMale2020 ecotype Even-year linkage group LG06, OgorEven_v1.0, whole genome shotgun sequence genome encodes:
- the LOC124037241 gene encoding muscarinic acetylcholine receptor M3-like, with the protein MSSNSTDLGLYLTVSSPGMGIDDPETNALHKDIWQELTSPDGNDSISGLFNFTGSHNETVTSLTYDPLGGHTVWQVVLIVFFTGLLSLVTIIGNILVVVSFKVNRQLKTVNNYFLLSLAVADLIIGVISMNLYTTYIIMGQWALGNWACDLWLAIDYVASNASVMNLLVISFDRYFSITRPLTYRAKRTTRRAGLMIGMAWFVSLVLWAPAILFWQYFVGGRTVPPDKCYIQFLSEPIITFCTAIAAFYLPVTIMSVLYWRIYRETQNRARELEGLQGSGSRGRVGERAHFVHHQAGSARSCSSYELSQVSQKKTPSQALAARFHCWPMMCSWRPGSTQPIVGDADHSSSDSWNNNNAGLSVDHSGSSEDEERNGRRMMPQDHTIFSIVLNLPGMKAAVNSHLTSCEDLDIASEEDTLRGEEDSRGSLSTITTTTTTTTPDGANTDTNSYQQRFSSRISRVQSMPAIQATRVGPLSGSPATTTKSPSMPISFREAALAKRFASRARTQITKRKRMSLVKEKKAAQTLSAILFAFIITWTPYNIMVLVNTFCNGCIPEALWALGYWLCYVNSTVNPMCYALCNKTFRTTFKMILLCHWDQRKRRRKQQFQARQSVVFHRRIPKNST; encoded by the coding sequence ATGAGCTCCAACAGCACAGACCTTGGCCTGTACCTGACCGTCAGCTCCCCAGGAATGGGCATTGACGACCCAGAAACCAACGCTCTCCACAAGGACATCTGGCAAGAGCTAACCAGCCCCGATGGAAATGACTCCATCAGTGGCCTCTTCAATTTTACAGGGTCGCACAACGAGACAGTGACCTCTCTGACCTATGACCCTCTTGGGGGTCACACAGTGTGGCAGGTGGTCCTCATTGTCTTTTTCACCGGCCTCCTGTCCCTGGTCACCATAATCGGCAACATCCTGGTGGTGGTATCCTTCAAGGTAAACCGCCAGCTCAAGACTGTCAACAACTACTTCCTGCTCAGCCTGGCCGTGGCTGACCTCATCATCGGGGTCATCTCCATGAACCTTTACACCACCTACATCATCATGGGCCAATGGGCGCTAGGCAACTGGGCCTGTGATCTGTGGCTGGCTATTGACTATGTGGCCAGTAACGCATCCGTCATGAACCTGCTGGTCATCAGCTTTGACCGCTACTTCTCCATCACCCGGCCACTCACCTACCGGGCCAAGCGGACCACACGGCGGGCTGGCTTGATGATCGGCATGGCTTGGTTCGTTTCCCTGGTCCTGTGGGCCCCAGCCATTCTATTCTGGCAGTACTTTGTGGGGGGGCGCACAGTGCCCCCTGATAAGTGCTACATCCAGTTCCTCTCAGAGCCCATCATTACATTCTGCACGGCTATTGCTGCCTTTTACTTGCCTGTCACTATTATGAGTGTGCTCTACTGGCGTATCTACAGGGAGACACAGAACCGCGCACGGGAACTGGAGGGCCTGCAGGGCTCAGGGAGCCGAGGGAGGGTTGGAGAAAGGGCTCACTTCGTCCACCACCAGGCTGGGAGCGCCAGGAGCTGCAGCAGCTATGAGCTAAGCCAAGTTTCCCAGAAGAAGACCCCCAGCCAGGCGCTGGCCGCACGCTTCCACTGTTGGCCCATGATGTGCTCCTGGAGGCCTGGCAGCACCCAGCCCATAGTGGGGGATGCCGACCACAGCAGCAGCGACAGCTGGAACAACAACAACGCCGGGCTGTCAGTGGACCACTCGGGCTCGTCTGAGGATGAGGAGAGAAATGGTAGAAGGATGATGCCCCAGGACCACACCATCTTCTCCATAGTGCTCAACCTGCCAGGGATGAAGGCAGCCGTCAACTCCCACCTCACCTCCTGCGAGGACCTGGACATAGCCTCAGAAGAGGACAccctgagaggggaggaggacagtcgGGGCAGCCtctctaccatcaccaccaccaccactactaccacccctgaTGGGGCCAACACAGACACCAACAGCTACCAACAACGCTTTTCCTCCCGGATCTCCAGAGTCCAGTCCATGCCTGCCATCCAGGCCACCAGAGTGGGGCCACTCTCTGGCTCCCCTGCCACAACCACCAAATCACCCTCGATGCCGATCTCCTTCAGAGAGGCAGCTCTAGCCAAGAGATTTGCCTCCAGGGCACGGACACAGATCACCAAGCGCAAGCGCATGTCTCTGGTAAAGGAGAAGAAGGCGGCACAGACCCTCAGCGCCATTCTGTTTGCCTTCATCATCACATGGACACCCTACAACATCATGGTGCTAGTCAACACCTTCTGTAATGGCTGCATCCCCGAGGCTCTGTGGGCACTGGGATACTGGCTGTGCTACGTCAACAGTACCGTCAACCCCATGTGCTATGCCCTGTGCAACAAGACCTTCCGTACCACCTTCAAGATGATACTGCTCTGCCACTGGGACCAGCGCAAGCGGCGGCGGAAGCAACAGTTCCAGGCACGGCAGTCCGTAGTGTTCCACAGGAGAATTCCTAAAAACTCAACATAG